Proteins from a genomic interval of Thunnus maccoyii chromosome 1, fThuMac1.1, whole genome shotgun sequence:
- the zdhhc1 gene encoding LOW QUALITY PROTEIN: palmitoyltransferase ZDHHC1 (The sequence of the model RefSeq protein was modified relative to this genomic sequence to represent the inferred CDS: deleted 1 base in 1 codon): MDVCSRNLNRTAPVGDEVPQRADVPLCSRTNGWSWPPHPFQLLAWLLYVYFAVTGLGVFVPLLPAHWIPAGYICTGIMFVCHLCVHVMAVSIDPADHSVRTKSHRGPVPAFDRSKHAHVIENCHCYLCQVDVGPKSKHCSACNKCVANFDHHCRWLNNCVGSRNYKLFLHSVVSALLGVGLVLVVASYVFIEFFVDPTKLRSDKHFLVRNETGVWFVFLPVAPVSAAAAVIPALAAVTIGLALLSSVLLCHLLCFHIYLMWNRLSTYEYIVRQRHRQDSRDWRKPVKEAAAPSVNFIKDVNYSGTLGYTNPQLDVEEPAAVAVRGEAEFLANGRVRGVSSPVVEEETPPTISTELNTARTHRRTQKKKKKVRKVPAEVTRERCPSVAPPPEPTSVSAVSLGQRLPFPAFPLRASLPPLAPVQAAAPPAEYHSDSAESLEEIPVALAKLGSSSSAGDASSSSRRAVAALPPPSPQPRTNRKAASARSNKSAAELRFEMASAQPPPMFVSRASREAAETREEGLSLGRRQTGSRPGSRPGSRPGSRSGSRPGSRSGSRPGSRASLGSASWMER; this comes from the exons ATGGACGTGTGCAGCAGGAACCTGAACCGCACAGCGCCGGTCGGTGACGAGGTGCCGCAGCGAGCCGACGTGCCGCTCTGCTCTCGCACTAACGGATGGAGTTGGCCTCCTCACCCCTTCCAGCTGCTGGCCTGGCTGCTCTACGTCTACTTCGCCGTCACCGGCCTCGGCGTGTTCGTCCCGCTGCTGCCGGCACACTGGATCCCTGCAGGCTACATC TGTACGGGCATCATGTTCGTGTGTCACCTGTGTGTCCATGTGATGGCCGTGTCCATCGACCCGGCCGACCACAGCGTGAGGACGAAGAGCCACCGAGGGCCGGTCCCCGCCTTCGACCGCTCCAAACACGCCCACGTCATCGAGAACTGCCACTGCTACCTGTGCCAGGTGGATGT GGGACCGAAGTCGAAACACTGCAGCGCCTGCAACAAGTGCGTCGCCAACTTCGACCATCACTGTCGGTGGCTCAACAACTGCGTCGGCAGCAGGAACTACAA GTTGTTCCTGCACAGCGTGGTGTCAGCTCTGCTGGGAGTCGGTCTGGTTCTGGTCGTCGCCTCGTACGTGTTCATCGAGTTCTTTGTGGATCCGACCAAACTGCGCTCTGACAAACACTTCCTGG tgaGGAATGAGACAGGTGTGTGGTTCGTCTTCCTCCCGGTGGCTCCTGtcagtgcagcagctgcagtgatTCCTGCTCTGGCCGCCGTCACCATCGGTCTGGCTCTGCTGTcgtctgtgctgctctgtcacCTGCTCTGCTTCCACATCTACCTGA tgtggaACAGACTCAGTACGTATGAGTACATCGTGCGTCAGCGTCATCGTCAGGACAGCAGAGATTGGAGGAAACCAGTGAAGGAAGCTGCAGCTCCGTCAGTGAACTTCATCAag GACGTGAACTACTCGGGGACGCTGGGCTACACCAACCCTCAGCTGGACGTGGAGGAGCCCGCCGCCGTGGCCGTGCGGGGGGAGGCAGA gttcCTGGCTAACGGCAGGGTGAGAGGTGTGTCCAGTCCTGTTGTGGAGGAAGAAACTCCGCCCACCATCTCTACAGAGCTGAACACAGCACGCACACACCGAcgcacacag aagaagaagaagaaggttcGTAAAGTTCCAGCAGAGGTGACCAGAGAGCGCTGTCCCAGTGTAGCCCCGCCCCCAG AGCCCACCAGTGTGTCCGCCGTGTCTTTGGGTCAACGCCTTCCCTTCCCAGCGTTCCCTCTGAGGGCCTCCCTGCCCCCCCTGGCCCCCGTCCAGGCCGCCGCC CCCCCCGCTGAATACCACTCGGACTCCGCCGAGTCTCTGGAGGAGATCCCGGTGGCGTTGGCCAAACTgggctcctcctcctctgccggAGACGCCTCCTCGTCCTCCCGCAGAGCCGTGGCGGCGCTCCCCCCGCCGTCCCCCCAGCCCAGGACTAACAGGAAGGCCGCCTCCGCCCGCAGCAATAAGAGTGCGGCGGAGCTGAGGTTCGAGATGGCGTCCGCCCAGCCGCCGCCGATGTTCGTCAGCCGGGCCAGCAGAGAGGCGGCGGAGACCCGGGAGGAAGGCCTGAGCCTGGGCAGGAGGCAGACCGGCTCCAGGCCCGGCTCCAGGCCCGGCTCCAGACCGGGGTCCAGATCCGGGTCCAGGCCGGGGTCCAGATCCGGGTCCAGGCCGGGGTCCCGGGCGTCGCTGGGCTCGGCGTCCTGGATGGAGCGGTGA